A region of the bacterium genome:
CGGCGATCTCGAGGCGCGCCGCGCCGAGGTGGAGAAGCTGCGCGCCGGCTTCGAGGCCGCCTTTACGACCTATCGCGAGCTGCTCGCCGCCGGCTGGCCGCGCGAACTCGCCCGCACGGTCCTGCCGCTCTCCACCTACAGCCATATGTTCGCGAAGGTCGATCTCCGCAACCTCTTCGGCTTTCTCGATCTGCGCCTCGACGCGCACGCGCAATACGAAATCCGTCAATACGCGGCGGCCATTATTAGCCTGATCGAACCAATCGCGCCAATCGCCGTGTCAGCTTGGAGGGCTTCAAGTGCTGACAAATGATTACATCGCAGGGCTATTTGACGGCGAGGGGTATTTCACAATGAGGCGCGTTAAAGGAGGGTCTGTGAGGACGGTGAGGGAGTGGCGATTCCAGTGCTACGCGCATATCGTCATGCGCGAATTATGGGTTCTTGAGGATATTGTTTCGTCCCTTGGGTATGGGTGGGCGCGGCCATATTCATGCGCGACGGACATTCATTCGTCTTATGGCTATCTCGGGATTACCGGTGATGGTCTGTTCAAATTTTGCGATGATATCGGGCCGCTGTTGCGTTTGAAGCGCCGGCAGGCGTCACTTGTCAAGGAAGTGTGCGTCATGAAACGCCGCACCAGAAACCAGCCAATCGCGGACGCCGATTACGACAGACAGGTTGGTATATGGGAGGAGTTGCGCGAGCTCAACAAACGAGGGTGTGACAAACCTAGAGAGGCGCAATCTCATGCGGCATGACGCTAAAATCCGGGTCTACGCCGAGGCGATGCTCGAATTGATCCGCCCGATTGTCCCTGTCGCCGTTGCAGCGTGGGAGGAAAATCACGCATGAGCATCAAAATCACCACAGGCACACAACGCCAAGCCCTCCAATCCGTCATGCGCTGCATACGCGACCGCAAGGCTGTTCCGAAAGGCGAGGCGGATTTCGTGCTCGCTCAACTAGAAGCGCTAGATGATCGGCTGCGGCGTTTCCAAGAAACAGAATACGCGAGAGAGC
Encoded here:
- a CDS encoding FAD-dependent thymidylate synthase, whose amino-acid sequence is GDLEARRAEVEKLRAGFEAAFTTYRELLAAGWPRELARTVLPLSTYSHMFAKVDLRNLFGFLDLRLDAHAQYEIRQYAAAIISLIEPIAPIAVSAWRASSADK